A window from Triticum aestivum cultivar Chinese Spring chromosome 6D, IWGSC CS RefSeq v2.1, whole genome shotgun sequence encodes these proteins:
- the LOC123141543 gene encoding probable inorganic phosphate transporter 1-4: protein MARQQLQVLHALDVARTQRYHAWAVVIAGMGFFADAYDIFCITLVTKLLGRIYYQVPGQREPGMLPRRIEAAINGVTFCGMIVGQLLFGWLGDKVGRKMFYGKTIMLMIMGSFLSGLSFGNTADGVMATLCFFRFWLGVGIGGDYPLSATIISEYSNKRTRGSLIAAVFAMEGFGILAGCIVTLVVSATFQARFNPPAYAEDHMASVPPQADYVWRIILMVGAIPAVFTYRWRVMMPETARYTALVARDAEKAARDMSKVLKVEFSGEQDKIEGFTKDRDYGVFSRRFARRHGWHLVGAVASWFVLDIVFYSQIILQEEIFRDIKWIPEANSMSALEEAYRVARAQAIIALCGTLPGYWFTIAFVDVVGRKAIQFLGFTMMKGLMLVVAGFYHQLTQPGRRIWLVVMYAFTFFFANFGPNSITFIIPAEIFPAHVRTTCHGISSAAGKVGAIVGTFGFLYASQRADGSNETETGYPSGIGVRASLFVLAACNVLGIIFTCLLPEPNGRSLEEVSGEPINGEDADLGDSKVLPL from the coding sequence ATGGCACGGCAGCAGCTGCAGGTGCTTCACGCGCTGGACGTGGCGAGGACGCAGAGGTACCACGCGTGGGCGGTGGTGATCGCCGGCATGGGCTTCTTCGCCGACGCCTACGACATCTTCTGCATCACCCTAGTCACCAAGCTCCTCGGACGCATCTATTACCAAGTCCCGGGCCAACGAGAGCCCGGGATGCTCCCCCGGCGGATCGAGGCGGCCATCAACGGCGTCACCTTCTGCGGCATGATCGTGGGCCAGCTCTTGTTTGGCTGGCTCGGCGACAAGGTCGGCCGGAAGATGTTCTACGGCAAGACCATCATGCTCATGATCATGGGCTCCTTCCTCTCCGGCTTGTCGTTCGGGAACACGGCCGACGGCGTTATGGCCACGCTCTGCTTCTTCCGCTTCTggctcggcgtcggcatcggcggaGACTATCCGCTCTCCGCGACCATCATTTCCGAGTACTCCAACAAGAGGACGCGCGGGAGCCTCATCGCGGCCGTGTTTGCCATGGAAGGGTTTGGCATCCTTGCAGGTTGCATTGTCACCTTGGTCGTCTCCGCCACGTTCCAGGCGCGCTTCAACCCTCCGGCGTACGCAGAAGACCACATGGCCTCGGTCCCGCCGCAGGCTGACTACGTGTGGCGCATCATCCTCATGGTGGGCGCCATCCCAGCCGTCTTCACCTACCGCTGGAGGGTGATGATGCCGGAGACGGCGCGCTATACGGCGCTGGTCGCGCGCGACGCCGAGAAGGCCGCGCGCGACATGTCCAAGGTGCTCAAGGTGGAATTCAGCGGCGAGCAGGACAAGATCGAGGGCTTCACCAAGGACAGGGACTACGGCGTCTTCTCCCGCCGTTTCGCCCGCCGCCACGGCTGGCATCTCGTCGGCGCCGTTGCGTCCTGGTTCGTGCTCGACATCGTCTTCTACTCCCAGATCATTCTCCAGGAGGAGATCTTCAGGGACATCAAGTGGATCCCCGAGGCAAACAGCATGAGCGCGCTCGAGGAAGCGTACCGCGTCGCCCGTGCGCAGGCGATCATCGCGCTCTGCGGCACACTACCTGGCTACTGGTTCACCATCGCCTTTGTGGACGTCGTCGGGCGGAAGGCCATCCAGTTCCTCGGCTTCACCATGATGAAGGGTCTCATGCTCGTCGTGGCCGGCTTCTACCACCAACTGACGCAGCCTGGCCGGCGAATCTGGCTGGTGGTCATGTACGCCTTCACCTTCTTCTTTGCCAACTTCGGGCCCAACAGCATCACCTTCATCATACCGGCCGAGATTTTTCCGGCGCACGTCCGGACGACTTGCCACGGGATATCATCAGCGGCAGGCAAGGTCGGCGCCATTGTCGGGACGTTTGGCTTCCTGTACGCCTCGCAGAGGGCGGACGGCAGCAATGAGACGGAGACCGGGTACCCGTCGGGTATCGGCGTGCGTGCCTCACTGTTCGTGCTGGCCGCGTGCAATGTGTTGGGAATAATTTTCACCTGTCTCCTGCCTGAGCCGAACGGGAGGTCGCTGGAGGAGGTGTCCGGCGAGCCCATCAACGGAGAGGACGCAGATTTGGGTGATTCCAAGGTTCTTCCCTTGTAG